From the Vibrio vulnificus CMCP6 genome, the window TTCGATGCAGCACAACGCGTTAGTGCTGAGGAGTAAGACGGTCGAGCTTGTCTATCAAGAGTTATGGGGGCTGTTGCTTGGTTATAACTTGGTAAGACGAGAAGCCAGTCAAGCGGCCGTAGCACATGGTCGAATGGCCAATGAAATCAGTTTTAAATACGCTTGTCAGTTCATCGCTAGTCAACTGAAAGTAATGAGCAAAGCGGTATCTCCAGGTAATACACCGAAGCGTCTAAAAAGTCTGCGCGGAGACTTATCCATCCTTTTTATAGACAAACGCCCTAAGCCAAATCGGCCTAGGGCGGTAAAAATATCAAAGACCCGATATCCTGTTAATCGCAAAGCAGCTCCTCTTAAGTGAACTACATTGCCAACATGCTGGGGCGTTTTTGTTTGGCTCAATGAGCTCGATTACTGGGTATACAACTGCCTAACAGGCTCTTGTTCGGTGTAGTCTATCCATTCGCTTTGAGCCAGTTGATCCATTTGCTCTTGACTACCGGACACCACCAACACACGTTGTTTGACCAAGGCATCCACCACTTCGATCTTGAGCGAGCGAAGAAGCTCACGGACCTCGCTCTCTTTGCCTGCCTGATACTTAACAAAGTACCTTGGCGGTTGTTGAGTGGAGAACGCTTCGTTTTGACCATCGACAGGAAACCCCTTGTTATTGGCGAAGGAATACCCTGCGGCAATGGAGAGGGCGAGAATCGTTGTCGTCATCGCGGTCGTTTTTGCGGTGAACTTCTTCATCATGACTCCTTACTGGAAGGTTAATGTCCAGCTATTAATCGTCCCTGTGTCTCTTCTGGCACTGTCTACTGCTTTTAGTTCCCAAACACCTTGAGATTCAAAACCGCTGAAATCCACTTGGTAGCTTTGACGAATATCATTCGCTGAACCGCCAGAGTTGTTGTGCAGCACCACTTCTCCACCAGTTGGTGAGGTGAGTGTGACCTTAAGATCGCCAATGTAAGTGTGGCTGATATCCAAATCGATGCTAACCACACCAGCATCGCCAGAGCGCGCTACATCCAAAACGCTGATGACACCCGCACGCGAATTGTCAGGGATCGACACCACATTGCTGTTGGTGTATGTATCTCCATCTGTACCTACTGGGCCATTACAGCCGGCATCTAGGTACGCTTTGGCTGCATCTGCATTGATCAAGCCATAGCCTGTGCGGTTGTCACGTCCTGCGACATCGATATCGGTTGCCGTTGCAGTTAACGCCTTACGCACTTGCTGCGCAGTACAAGTTGGGTGGAAGCTCCAAACCAAGCCCGCAACGCCGGTCACGTGTGGCGTCGCCATTGACGTGCCATTGTAGTACTCGTAATCGCGGCCTGTGGTGGTGGAAACCGTCACCGCTTGACCAACCACGTTCGCCAGCTCCAGACCCAATGTGCGATCAACCGTCATCGAGACCATGCGGTAGCTGTCGTTGTTATCGAGCACAAATGGATTCTGCAAGCCCGGCAATGCTGAATTACTGTAGACAATCGCCGCGCTGGCCCCTGCATCGTGACACGCTTTCACTGCGTTGATTTCTGGACGAGCGGAAGCGGTTTGATTGTCGATACGCTCAGTCAAACAGATTTTGCCACTCATATCGCCACACACATATTGGCCGGAAGAGATGTCACAAGAGGCGAGCGCTGCGGTAACATTGCCTGCCACGGGGGCTGGCACATAATTGCTGCCGCTAACAATGAGGCGATTATGTGGCACCACACCACGGTCAAAGTAGCTGCTGCCATTGAGTGAAATATCGGAAAGCACCCCTTCACCCACGGTGACAGTTGAAAGAATCGCCACACCTGGCGCAGCAATTTCTACTTGGTTAGTGGCTTGAGAAAACGCCGCGTGGTCGTTGTTGCTGTCCACCGCCGCAACGGACATGACAGAATCGTAAGAAGCCGGGTAGCTGTGAGCGGTATTGCCCGAGTTACCTGCCGCAGCAATCAATAATACGCCTTGATCGTAAATCGTCTTCAGGGCATTTTCTTCCGTGCGGCTAGATTGGCTACCACCAAGGCTCATGTTCACAACATTCGCGCCGTTGTCAGCACAAGTTTGAATCGCCTTCACCAAGCTCGAAGAGTATCCCCAGCCTGATTCGTTAAACACCTTCACAATGTGCAGATTGACGTTTTGATTCGGCATAATGCCTTTCACGCCTTCATTGTTGGCAATCGCTGCGATGGTGCCAGCAACGTGGGTGCCGTGGGCGTTGTTGTTACCCGGATCGCTCCATGATCCTGTGCCACTGTCGTTGCTGCCATTGACGCGGTTACCGCTTAAGTCATTGTGGCTTAAATCGTAGCCTGAATCGATGATACAAACGGTGCGATTGCCAGCGTCACTGTCCATCAACAATTGGGCGTTGACCGCGCCATAACCCCAAGGCGTCGTTTCACTGAGTAAATAGCGTGGTGGATCCACTTCGACATATTCCACATCCGTGTGGCTTCTCAGTTCACTGAGTTCTGAGTTGTCGATTTCAACGCTATAAATGGCTTGATTGCCAAGCCTTTCGACTTTTCGTGCTTTGACTTTATCCAACACCGCTTCACGAACCATGTTTGGCGCAAAGAAGCGGTTATGAGTCATTGCTGAGCGAGCGTTACTGCCTTCCTTAAATTTCACAATGTATTTGGTGGGAAGATCACTTTCGTCGAAGGCCATCGGCGGAACTGCGTGCGCCGATGTGGACGTCATGATGGCTGCAGCAAGGGCAGTGAGGGATAAAATCCCGGAAGCTTTTGTTGTTGTGTAATGCATTTGCTCTATTCCTTTTGAGCTGGTTATTTATGCGTAAATGCGCAATGAAAAGTCACTTTGTGTGTTTTCAATTGCGTTACTTAGCTATAACGCTTGGTTATAAAATGCCAAAAAAATCGCATCATATAGAACAGATAATGAACAGGTTGTCACCGATTAAACAGAACGAGTGAACATGATTTGTTCGGTCAAAATGCTTATAAAGCAAAAACTTAATTACAAGAAAGTGAATGTTAAATTATTGTGAGTGAGTAATTATTCTAAATTTATAAATTATGGCGCTATAAATCCCATGAATGCTTTTTGACTTTGGTACCAGTTTTGTAAAATTGAATACTTAGTTAGTTGACTTGGTAGAGTTTGTACTCAAAATGAGAAGGTTCCCAGTGAGAAATTCTCTCAACTGGTGATTAATAATCAAAACATAAGAAGATAGTTCTATGAAGAAGATAACTATTCTGTTGGGTGCTCTGTTGCCCTTCACATCTGCAGTGGCGGATGAGCCAGCTCTCTCTCCTGAAGCGATCACTTCAGCACAGGTGTTCAGTACGCAAAGCAAAGAAACGTATACTTATGTACGTTGTTGGTATCGAACGGGCAACTCTCATGACGAATCGGCGACCGATTGGGAATGGGCTGAAAATCCGGACGGTAGCTACTTTACCATCGACGGTTACTGGTGGAGCTCGGTTCGCCTGAAAAACATGTTCTACACCAACACATCACAAAACGTGATTAAGCAACGTTGTGAAGAGACGCTAGGCGTCACGCACGATGCCGCAGACATTACTTATTTTGCTGCGGACAACCGTTGGTCATACAACCACACCATTTGGACCAATGATCCGGTGATGCAAGCCGATCAAATCAACAAGATTGTCGCATTCGGTGACAGCCTCTCTGATACCGGCAACATCTTCAACGCGGCGCAGTGGCGCTTCCCGAACCCAGATACCTGGTTCCTTGGCCATTTCTCTAACGGTTTTGTTTGGACGGAATACATCGCGCAGGCGAAGAAACTGCCTCTCTATAACTGGGCAGTGGGTGGCGCGGCCGGTTCCAACCAATACGTGGCGCTAACTGGCGTGAAAGATCAGGTTCTTTCTTACCTCACGTACGCCAAAATGGCGAAAAACTACAAGCCAGAAAACACCTTGTTCACACTGGAGTTTGGCTTGAACGACTTCATGAACTACAACCGCGAAGTGGTGGATGTGAAAGCCGATTTCAGCACCGCGCTGATCAAACTCACTGACGCAGGGGCGAAGAACATCATGCTGATGACCTTGCCTGATGCAACCAAAGCGCCACAGTTCAAATACTCCACTCAAGCGGAAATAGAGAAAGTGCGCGCGAAGATCGTCGAGTTCAACGAGTTCATCAAAGCACAAGCGGCCTTCTACATCATTCAGGGTTACAACATCACCCTTTACGATACACATGGCCTGTTTGAACAACTGACGCAAAACCCACAGCAACATGGTTTTGTAAACGCCAGCGACGCTTGTTTGAACATCAATCGTGCCTCTTCTGCGGACTACCTATACAGCCACAGCTTGACCAACGATTGTGCCACTCACAGCTCAGACAAATACGTATTCTGGGGCGTGACGCATCCCACCACGGCAGTGCACAAATACATCGCCGAGAAAATGCTCGCACCAGGGGCAGGCATGCAACGCTTTAATTTTTAGGTCAACAGAACCTAATACCTCTTAGCGTTAACAATGAAAACGGAAGCCAAGTGCTTCCGTTTTCTATTTAGGATGGAATGGAGGAGGGGGGACAAATTTCATTTGTGCCTGAAATTCACTAATGCTTTTCCAAATACTGGGATAATCGTTTTCTCTGCCATGGATTACACTTGAAAGTAATAACGCGCATTCGCCTGTGACCCTTGTCACATAAAGGCTGCCCTATAATCAGCCGACCTCAAGGTTGGCCAATCAAACTGGAAGGAAATTCTCCATGTCGTCTGCATTTTACCAGCAAATTCGCGATCAACTTGAAGATGTGAAAGCGGAAGGTCTCTACAAATCTGAACGTATTATTACTTCTCACCAGCAAGCAGCCGTTAAGATTGCCAGTGGCGAAGAAGTGTTGAACTTCTGTGCCAACAACTACCTAGGTTTGGCGAACCACCCTGCGCTGATTGAAGCGGCAAAAGAGGGCATGGACGGCCAC encodes:
- a CDS encoding S8 family serine peptidase; its protein translation is MHYTTTKASGILSLTALAAAIMTSTSAHAVPPMAFDESDLPTKYIVKFKEGSNARSAMTHNRFFAPNMVREAVLDKVKARKVERLGNQAIYSVEIDNSELSELRSHTDVEYVEVDPPRYLLSETTPWGYGAVNAQLLMDSDAGNRTVCIIDSGYDLSHNDLSGNRVNGSNDSGTGSWSDPGNNNAHGTHVAGTIAAIANNEGVKGIMPNQNVNLHIVKVFNESGWGYSSSLVKAIQTCADNGANVVNMSLGGSQSSRTEENALKTIYDQGVLLIAAAGNSGNTAHSYPASYDSVMSVAAVDSNNDHAAFSQATNQVEIAAPGVAILSTVTVGEGVLSDISLNGSSYFDRGVVPHNRLIVSGSNYVPAPVAGNVTAALASCDISSGQYVCGDMSGKICLTERIDNQTASARPEINAVKACHDAGASAAIVYSNSALPGLQNPFVLDNNDSYRMVSMTVDRTLGLELANVVGQAVTVSTTTGRDYEYYNGTSMATPHVTGVAGLVWSFHPTCTAQQVRKALTATATDIDVAGRDNRTGYGLINADAAKAYLDAGCNGPVGTDGDTYTNSNVVSIPDNSRAGVISVLDVARSGDAGVVSIDLDISHTYIGDLKVTLTSPTGGEVVLHNNSGGSANDIRQSYQVDFSGFESQGVWELKAVDSARRDTGTINSWTLTFQ
- a CDS encoding SGNH/GDSL hydrolase family protein; amino-acid sequence: MKKITILLGALLPFTSAVADEPALSPEAITSAQVFSTQSKETYTYVRCWYRTGNSHDESATDWEWAENPDGSYFTIDGYWWSSVRLKNMFYTNTSQNVIKQRCEETLGVTHDAADITYFAADNRWSYNHTIWTNDPVMQADQINKIVAFGDSLSDTGNIFNAAQWRFPNPDTWFLGHFSNGFVWTEYIAQAKKLPLYNWAVGGAAGSNQYVALTGVKDQVLSYLTYAKMAKNYKPENTLFTLEFGLNDFMNYNREVVDVKADFSTALIKLTDAGAKNIMLMTLPDATKAPQFKYSTQAEIEKVRAKIVEFNEFIKAQAAFYIIQGYNITLYDTHGLFEQLTQNPQQHGFVNASDACLNINRASSADYLYSHSLTNDCATHSSDKYVFWGVTHPTTAVHKYIAEKMLAPGAGMQRFNF